The following proteins come from a genomic window of Lolium rigidum isolate FL_2022 chromosome 5, APGP_CSIRO_Lrig_0.1, whole genome shotgun sequence:
- the LOC124655213 gene encoding nuclear transcription factor Y subunit A-7-like isoform X1, whose translation MTSADDGVSAIYCAGDHRAAEKQQKQAAQNDQQEAPATSVDSQTTVGTPTTDYVTPYPHPEACHAMGQMAYANIDPYYGSLYAAYGGQPMMHAPLVGMHPAGLPLPTDTIEEPVYVNAKQYNAILRRRQSRAKAESERKLIKGRKPYLHESRHQHALKRARGAGGRFLNAKSDDNEEHSDTSSKDKQNGVIPHNSGQPSSSQSPNGATSANQTGKRE comes from the exons GATCATAGAGCTGCTGAGAAACAGCAGAAGCAAGCCGCTCAGAACGACCAGCAAGAGGCCCCAGCTACAAGTGTAGATAGTCAGACGACGGTGGGAACACCTACGACAGATTATGTGACACCCTATCCCCACCCGGAAGCTTGCCATGCAATG GGTCAAATGGCTTACGCAAATATCGATCCATACTACGGAAGCCTTTATGCTGCTTACGGTGGACAACCTATG ATGCATGCACCATTGGTTGGAATGCATCCAGCCGGGTTACCGTTGCCTACTGATACAATTGAAGAGCCTGTTTATGTGAACGCAaagcaatataatgccatattaagGCGGCGTCAGTCTCGGGCTAAAGCAGAGTCAGAAAGGAAGCTTATCAAGGGCCGTAAG CCATATCTCCACGAGTCACGACATCAACATGCCCTGAAAAGGGCCAGGGGAGCTGGAGGCCGGTTTCTCAACGCAAAGTCGGATGATAATGAAGAGCATTCTGATACCAGTTCCAAAGATAAACAGAACGGAGTCATCCCCCACAACAGTGGCCAACCGTCTTCCTCCCAGTCTCCCAACGGTGCAACTTCAGCTAATCAGACGGGCAAGCGTGAATGA
- the LOC124655213 gene encoding nuclear transcription factor Y subunit A-7-like isoform X2, with translation MTSADDGVSGDHRAAEKQQKQAAQNDQQEAPATSVDSQTTVGTPTTDYVTPYPHPEACHAMGQMAYANIDPYYGSLYAAYGGQPMMHAPLVGMHPAGLPLPTDTIEEPVYVNAKQYNAILRRRQSRAKAESERKLIKGRKPYLHESRHQHALKRARGAGGRFLNAKSDDNEEHSDTSSKDKQNGVIPHNSGQPSSSQSPNGATSANQTGKRE, from the exons GATCATAGAGCTGCTGAGAAACAGCAGAAGCAAGCCGCTCAGAACGACCAGCAAGAGGCCCCAGCTACAAGTGTAGATAGTCAGACGACGGTGGGAACACCTACGACAGATTATGTGACACCCTATCCCCACCCGGAAGCTTGCCATGCAATG GGTCAAATGGCTTACGCAAATATCGATCCATACTACGGAAGCCTTTATGCTGCTTACGGTGGACAACCTATG ATGCATGCACCATTGGTTGGAATGCATCCAGCCGGGTTACCGTTGCCTACTGATACAATTGAAGAGCCTGTTTATGTGAACGCAaagcaatataatgccatattaagGCGGCGTCAGTCTCGGGCTAAAGCAGAGTCAGAAAGGAAGCTTATCAAGGGCCGTAAG CCATATCTCCACGAGTCACGACATCAACATGCCCTGAAAAGGGCCAGGGGAGCTGGAGGCCGGTTTCTCAACGCAAAGTCGGATGATAATGAAGAGCATTCTGATACCAGTTCCAAAGATAAACAGAACGGAGTCATCCCCCACAACAGTGGCCAACCGTCTTCCTCCCAGTCTCCCAACGGTGCAACTTCAGCTAATCAGACGGGCAAGCGTGAATGA